In Pleuronectes platessa chromosome 8, fPlePla1.1, whole genome shotgun sequence, the genomic stretch TCTTTGAATTGTTCGTAGTCAAAAGAGCGCACTGCATGGATGACTCCACTATCAGCACTAACGGACACATATGAGGAGACTGGCACTCCGTTAACAGAGGAGTCCTCCAGTATGTAAGAAACACGGGCATTCTGGTTCCAGTCAGCGTCTCTGGCTTTCACTGTGAATACAGAGAGACCTGGTGTGTTGTTTTCTATAATGTAGGCCTCATATGAGCTCCTCTCAAAGACAGGCGCGTTGTCATTCACGTCAGAGATCTGTAAGGTGAGAGTGACGCTGCTGGAGAGGGAGGGTACGCCCTCATCAGAGCAGCTCACTGTGATGTTATACTCTGagaatctctctctgtctaattcactgtttGTGACGATACTATAAAAACCATTTGATGCATTTTCAATGATTAGTGGTACATTCTCGCTAAGAAAACATGTAACCACTCCGTTATTATCCGAGTCAGCATCATGCACATTCATCACAGCGACAACCGTTTGTATAGCAGAGTTTTCCGGTATAGACTGAGAAGTTGACATCAAATCTATTATTGGAACATTATCATTCACATCAATTATGTCAAATTGTATTTTGCAGGAGTCATGGAGCCCACCTGTATCTCTTGCTTTAACATTTAGCTGATAATGTTTTGATGTTTCATAATCTACTTTTCCAATCAAACGTACCTCACCACTTGCACCGTGTATTTCAAATAAATCCAGAATCCCCTCAGTGTTACTAGATAAGGAGTAGGTTATTAAACCATATGCGCCCTGATCTACATCTGTAGCCATTACAGTCATTAATGAAGTTCCCTTCGGGGTGTTTTCCATTAAACTCGCTTTATATGTTGACTGCGTAAACACTGGCGCATTGTCATTCGCATCTAATACAGTCACGTGAATTTTCACTGTCCCTGACAGCTGAGGTTCACCTCCGTCGAAGGCGGTTAGTGTTAGAGTCAGATGCTCTTGTTTTTCACGATCAAGAGGTTTTTCCAAGACCATCTCAacctccttttctccctctgcgTTTACGTTGAATTTTAATACGAAGTTATCTGTTGGATAAAGGGAGTAGCTCTTGAGCCCATTTCCTCCAACATCAGTATCTAATGCTTTCTCTAATACGAATTGTGTTCCCCTGACAGCCGATTCACTTATCTCAAATAACATACTGTTCATTTTGAATATAGGAGCGTTGTCGTTTATATCTGTTATTTCGACTGTTACACGATAGAACTCGATGGGGTTTTCCAAAATAATTTGAAACTGTAAAGCGCACGGACTCGTCTGTTTGCATAAcgcctctctgtctgttttctccCGAATGATAAGAAGGCCCCTTTCTTTATTCAGCTCGATATATTCGGCGCCGTTTCCAACATGCAAGCGAGCTTTTCCGGTTTTCAGCCGTTTTAAATCCAAACCTAAATCTTGTGCGATGTTTCCGACCAGTGAGCCTTTCGACATTTCCTCGGGGATAGAATAGCTGACCTGCCCGTGCACggtacagagagagagcgtCGAGAGAAACAAAAGCACTTGCCGTCGCATTGTTCCTTTCAACGGTGCTACACCGTCACAACGAATCAGAAAATAATCCACAGAAAAGGCAGTAGTAATCCACAAACAGCgggacagagaaaataaaaaacgtcAGTTGAAATGTCCATGTAAATTATTCCAACTCTTTGGTCCGTGTGTACTCTTCTCGATGACAGAGATATTGTGTGGTTCCGTCCTTAGATCCCACAGCAACTAAATGATCAGGGAGGCACGGCTGAAAAATGCAATGGCACTAACACACACTGGCCAACAGCGTCGCCAAGAGTGCAAAATACGAAACTGCAGAATATATGGGGCTATTAAGGAGACAAGGAacttaagtttaaaaaaatactattCACAGAACTTCTCACAGTAGCATTCTATAGATTCAAATAAAAGACGACATAAATTACTATTGACAGGACATTGTACATGAAAAAACAGCTTTGCACCATGGTGACCAAAAGTGTCtcagtcagtcattcagtcagtcactgaaaaacacaatgacagATGCCATACACGAGAATCTGCCTCAAACTCATATGGTGGATCGTCTagcgctgtccgtggtgctgaacaAAGTAAAACCACGCAAGAAAATCAACATAAACTATTAACAGcaagttttttgtttgtttgttttgtttgatgtcttTACTAAAAGCAATGGATGCTAGCAATGTTACTCATTAAATACGGTCATCACCTAGAGGAGAGTTTAGTTCAACATCAgaggatagacagatagatagatagatagatagatagatagatagatagatagatagatagatagatagatagatagatagatagatagatagatagatagaaagagagagagagagagagagagagagagagagagagagagagagagagagagagagagagagagagagagagagagagagagagtgagagaaacagacagacagactgaacaGCAACAAGGATGTTCTGTGTGCTGTCCATGgtactgaaaaagaaaaacctccaaGTGAAATTAACCCTGATTCTCAGCAAGCTGAGCTAAAGGAGAAGGTATGCAACTGAAACACTGAAAAGGGCCTAATTCAAAGGAATAGGCCTGGAGACAAATTAGAGTTTATAACTAACCTCAAGAGGAGAGTCTGGTTCATCCAGGATGCTCTTTTCACTCTGTATCCGCTGCATCGTCCCTGTAGCACTGGGCTCCATTATCAGCACGTTCTGACTACCAGCTCCGCTGAACTTACAGTCACTCTTTCTGGAGTCAGTCGTCCTGCACACCTCGTAATTGTACACGTGTTGGAGAGTCCCTGTCCCCAAAGTGTCTGAGTAACGTGGTGGATAATATGGAATCACAGGGAGGTTGGATTGATACAGGACGCGAGACTGTCTCCATCTGTAGATTTTCACTGAGATAATAACCACTACacacgtgatgaagaggaaggaaactaCAGCCAGAGCCAACACTAAGTAAAAAGTCAGGTTGTCGTTGTACTCCTTGTCGTGCGTGAAGTCAGTGAACTCTGACAGCACTTCCGGGAAGCTGTCCGCCACCGCCACGTTAACAACGACTGTAGCTGAACAAGAGGGCTGCCCGTTGTCCTCCACTATAACACTCAGTCTTTGTTTCACTGCGTCTTTATCAGTGACTTGGCGGATAGTTCTTATTTCTCCATTCTGTGAGCCCACTTCAAACAGCGCCCTGTCTGTGGCTTTCTGCAGTTTATAGGAGAGCCAGGCATTCTGTCCAGAGTCCACATCCACAGCCACCACTTTAGTGACCAGATAGCCCACATCTGCTGAACGAGGCACCAGTTCAGCCACAAGAGAGCCACCAGTCTGGACTGGGTACAGAACCTGAGGGGGGTTGTCGTTCTGGTCCTGGATCAGTATTTTCACAGTCACATTGCTACTGAGTGGAGGAGAGCCTCCATCCTGAGCTTTGACTCGGAAGTGAAAATCTTTGATCTGCTCGTAGTCAAAAGAGCGCACTGCATGGATGACTCCACTATCAGCACTAACGGACACATATGAGGAGACTGGCACTCCGTTAACAGAGGAGTCCTCCAGTATGTAAGAAACACGGGCATTCTGGTTCCAGTCAGCGTCTCTGGCTTTCACTGTGAATACAGAGAGTCCTGGTGTGTTGTTTTCTACAATGTAGGCCTCGTATGAGCTCCTCTCAAAGACAGGTGCGTTGTCATTCACATCAGAGATCTGTAAGGTGAGAGTGACGCTGCTGGAGAGGGAGGGCACGCCCTCATCAGAGCAGATCACTGTGATATTATACTCTGAGGATCTTTCTCGGTCTAATTCACTCTCTGTCACTAAGCTATAGAAATTATTTGTAgatgattttaaattaaaaggcaTATTTTCGTTGATAAAACATTTCACGTTTCCGTTTTCTCCAGAGTCTTTGTCTTCGATGTTTATCATTGTCACGACTGTATTAAGTTTTGCATCCTCTGAGATCACATTTGACTTCGACATTATGTTAATTTCAGGTTTGTTGTCATTTACATCTTGTACATCGACGATTAATTTACAAGAATCTGTGAGTCCCCCCTCGTCACTAGCGAGTAAATTAATCTGATAATTTCGAGACTCTTCGAAATCAGTATTTCCAATTAAAATAACTTCACCTTTTTCCTCATTCACTTTAAACAGTTTCCTTGTAGCATCCAATGGATTTGCGAAAGAATATGTTATTTTGCCATAAGACCCTTCATCTGCATCTGTAGCTGTAACAGTGGCTACAACTGTTCCTTTAGGTGAATTCTCAGTAACTGTAGCTTTATATGTGGACTGTGTAAAAACAGGGGCGTTATCATTAGCGTCTAAAACTGTAATAACGATCATCATTGTCCCTGACATCTGCGGCTCTCCTCCATCTACAGCCGTTAACACGAGAGATATCTgctcctgtttctctctgtctaaAGGTTTCTGTAGAACCAtctcaacatttttatttccatcagCGTGATTGTGAATTTTCAGAGCAAAAttatctgttggttttaaatcGTAACTTTTAACACTGTTAATTCCAACATCAAGATCCACAGCCCTGTCTAACACAGATTTTGTACCCGTTATCGCTGACTCACTCATTTtgaattttatttctgttctttCAAAGGTTGGAGCATTGTCATTTACGTCTGCAATTTGGACTGTGACAGTGTAGAATTCCATAGGATTCTCTAAAATGATCTGAAAATGCAAAGCGCACGGCGTCGTCTGTCTGCAGAGCGCCTCTCTGTCGATTCTCTCTTTGACGAGGAGGactcctctttctctgttcAGCTCGATGTACTCGTCGCTGCTTCGGGTATAAATTCGAGCTTTACCAGACAAAAGACGTTTGGTTTGTAAACCTAAATCATGCGCTATATTACCTACTAAAGATCCTTTGGACATTTCCTCCGGTATCGTGTAACTGACCTGCCCGGTTACGCAGCCgagggaaagaagagagagaaacaacagcGCCGGTCCTTTCATTGTTCTATCCGAGTATTTTTTCAGCGAGCTTCTACAGTCCGGTTATTTATTCCACAAAATGAAATCCAATCCAAGGTAAAGCATGGATGTTGAAATTAGAAAATCCACAAACAGGATAATCAGGCTAGATGGTCGACCTGTCTGACATCAAATTTGTCCTGATCTCGAGTGTCTGGTCTTTTCCGTCGTGTTCTCTCTGAATAATGTCGAGGAATGTAGGGGAGGTGCGGATATAACCTACTCAGAGTAATCAACAATCTGGTCAACAGCGTCCCTAAGAGTCCACACTGCAAAACTGCAGGATTTATTCTACCCATCAGACTGatactgaagaaaaaaacaactaaaacacGGTAACAAGAGCCACGTAAGAAACATACTCTTTGCAAACGGCAAGACGCTAACTCAAAGCCGATTGTGACTGATtacacatttagtttgaatCTTCTGTGAGTATCATGTGTCAATAACTACACGAACCATGACTGAAAGAATCAAAGAGGGGATGTTTAAGATATGTTTTTTCACCAATAACCCAAACGAACTTAAAAAAGAATAAGGAAAGATGAACTATGAAATTAAAGTATTAGATAATGGGAAACATGgacaaagggaggaaaaaaagccaAAGGGATGAAAAAAGCTGCCTAAAATGACTCTCTCCGAGGTGCTGAATTGAAAACAGTTTTGATTACTTAAATCATGGCGTTGACAAGTTCAAGACAACATGTTCCAATTAAGATATATAAAAGCAATTCAAACTGTCGAAAATGTCCCTGGAAATTTActattgttaaatattaaaccGAATTTTCAACAAATCTGTACAGTTCACGGCCAAGATGAAcgaaaaaagtatatatatatatatagtataagaCGAAAACACAGGTCGATCAAGATCAAGtcacaagtaaaaaaaacaggttGGTTTTTTTgccaatatataaataaaattactAAAGAAAGTATTTTCATGATTTATGAAAGTTACTAAAAATCGGTAAGAACGGTGGAAATCGTTTAAGATGTTGAATTCTTGTAGCAAAGTATTTGCCACGGCAGTTAATACAAgttatattataaaaatattcaGAGATTCACGTTTATGTTATGATAGCTCAAAATAAGGTATGATGAtgctttcaaaaataaaattagaatttgatcaaattaaaaagtTAATTGATATGTACTTTGTTTATGGGACACTGTTCATGGTTcataaaatgatgaaataactTGAAACAGTTTACTATGAATGTAACTaaacaatgaaagaaatatgAACGCACaaaggcaaaagaaaaaaaaactattaaccaACCTCCAGAGGAGAGTCTGGTTCGTCCAGGATGCTCTTTTCACTCTGTATCCGCTGCATCATCCCTGTAGAACTGGGGTCCATTATCAGGACGTTCTGACTACCAGCTCCGCTGAACTTACAGTCACTCTTTCTGGAGTCAGTCGTCCTGCACACCTCGTAATTGTACACGTGTTGGAGAGTCCCTGTCCCCAAAGTGTCTGAGTAACGTGGTGGATAATATGGAATCACAGGGAGGTTGGAGTGATACAGGACGCGAGACTGTCTCCATCTGTAGATTTTCACTGAGATAATAACCACTACacacgtgatgaagaggaaggaaactaCAGCAAGAGCCAACACTAAGTAAAAAGTCAGGTTGTCGTTGTACTCCTTTTCGTGCGTAAAGTCAGTGAACTCCGACAGCACTTCCGGGAAGCTGTCCGCCACCGCCACGTTAACAACGACTGTAGCAGAACGAGAGGGCTGCCCGTTGTCCTCCACTATAACACTCAGTCTTTGTTTCACTGCGTCTTTATCAGTGACTTGGCGGATAGTTCTTATTTCTCCGTTCTGTGAACCCACTTCAAACAGCGCCCTGTCTGTGGCTTTCTGCAGTTTATAGGAGAGCCAGGCATTCTGTCCAGAGTCCACATCAACAGCCACCACTTTAGTGACCAGATAGCCCACATCTGCTGAACGAGGCACCAGTTCAGCCACCAGAGAGCCACCAGTCTGGACTGGGTATAGAACCTGAGGGGGGTTGTCGTTCTGGTCCTGGATCAGTATTTTCACAGTCACGTTGCTACTGAGTGGAGGAGAGCCTCCATCCTGAGCTTTGACTCGGAAGTGAAAATCTTTGATCTGCTCGTAGTCAAAAGAGCGCACTGCATGGATGACTCCACTATCAGCACTAACAGACACATATGAGGAGACTGGCACTCCGTTAACAGAGGAGTCCTCCAGTATGTAAGAAACGCGGGCATTCTGGTTCCAGTCAGCGTCTCTGGCTTTCACTGTGAATACAGAGAGACCTGGTGTGTTGTTTTCTACAATGTAGGCCTCATATGAGCTCCTCTCAAAGACAGGTGCGTTGTCATTCACGTCAGCGATCTGTAAGGTGAGAGTGACGCTGCTGGAGAGGGAGGGCACGCCCTCATCAGAGCAGCTCACTGTGATATTATACTCAGAGGATCTCTCTCGGTCTAATTCACTGTCCGTCACTAAGCTATAGAAATtatttgttgatgttttcaaaatgaatggtGCATTTTCTCCAATGAAACATCGAACTTTTCCGTTTTCTCCAGAGTCTTTGTCTTCGATGTTTATCATTGTCACTACTGTATTGAGTTTTGCATCCTCTGAAATCACCGTTGATTTTGACATTATGTTGATCTCTGGTTTGTTGTCATTTACATCTTGTATATCGACAATCAATTTACATGAGTCCGTGAGTCCTCCCTCGTCACTAGCACGTAAATTTATTTGAAAAGTTCTCGAATCTTCAAAGTCAGTGTTTCCAATTAATGTAATTTCACCACTTTCTTTATctattttaaatacttttctaacatcattaaatgtatttgtgattGAATAAGTCATTTTAGCATTAGAACCTTGATCTGCATCTGTAGCTGTAACAGTGGCTACAACTGTTCCTATAGGTGAATTCTCAGTAACTGTAGCTTTGTATGTGGACTGTGTAAAAACAGGGGCGTTATCATTAGCGTCTAAAACTGTAATAACGATCATCATTGTCCCTGACATCTGCGGCTCTCCTCCATCTACAGCCGTTAACACGAGAGATAACTgctcctgtttctctctgtctaaAGGTTTCTGTAGAACCATCTcgatgtttttatttccatcagCATTATTATGAACCTTCAGAGCAAAATTATCTGTTGGTTTCAATTCGTAGTTTTTAAGATCGTTTATTCCAACGTCGAGATCCACAGCCCTTTCCAGCACAAATTTTGCCCCCGTGATCGCTAATTCGCTAATTTTAAATTCGATTTTACTTTCATCAAAGGTTGGAGCATTGTCATTGATATCAGCAATTTGAACTGTGACTGTGTAAAATTCCATAGGATTCTCTAAAATGATCTGAAAATCTAAAGCGCACGGCGTCGTCTGTCTGCAGAGCACCTCTCTGTCGATTCTCTCTTTAACGAGGaggactcctcttcctctgttcagCTCGATGTACTCGTCGTTTCCTCGGGTATAAATTCGAGCTTTACCAGATGCCAGACGTTTGGTTTGTAAACCTAAATCATGCGCTATATTACCTACTAAAGATCCTTTGGCCATTTCCTCCGGTATCGTGTAACTGACCTGCCCGGTTACGTAGCCGagggacagaagagagagaaacaacagcGCCGGTCCTTTCATTGTTCTGTCCGGGTATTTTTTCAGCGAGGCTTTACATACCAGTTATATATCCCAGTAACTGAAATACAATCCTGGGTCAAGCATGAATCTTGTAATTGTAAAATCCACATGCAGGAAAAAAAGGCTCGATGCTCGACCTCTCTGattgaaaatattttacagCTCTCGAGTGTCGGTTCTTCTCCGTCGAGTTCTCtctgaataatgtggaggataCAAGGGAGGTGCTCATACAAACCTACTCTGGTTTATCAACACTCTATCCAACAGCGGCCCTAAGAGTCCACACTGCAAAACTGCAGGAAATCCACATGAATAAATCTGCCCAGAAGATTTACTCTTTACATGCTAAGACTCTAACTGTTTTCAGAAACATCCTCTTTGCAAACATTGTTTCgttctttaaaaaatgtttatatctCTGCTTTGTCACTTTTTATCCAGGAATCTCCAGTTATAATCATGTGTCCATAAACACACTACACTAACCGAGATGGTCAAATACTGTTTGTTTTAATGGATGACCAGATTACAGGGAAAATACTAAAAACTCAGAGGTTAAACTGATAAACATGGACAGCGAGAGGAGTATATTCTGGACATGTCGCTGACCGAGGTCCTGAAAGGATAAAATACTTAAATCCTACAGTAACAACATGACCGTCACATGTGGTTACAAGGTAAATAAACTATGTACCAGTTACAATAAAAGGAAATAAGTCTCCCACTGATAATTTAACTCCATACCATtattcataataaaaataatgcatTTATTGTGTATTCAAAAAGGGATTAGAGTGCACCTCCAATCTGGACGAGATTAGAATAGAAATATTTGAGTACAGATAAAGTATTTGGGGATATTTCAACTGAACATCgacaccaaaacacacactgaccagttgattaaaaaaacaccaaTAAATAAGATTGCAATTAAGGTAATAGTAGCGTTAAATTGGAAGAAAGTACAGTAAGAATCGAGAGTGCTTAAAATGGTTCAGACAAAATGTGATGAAACTTGTACCaattaaaattgaaaataatattaCGTTGTCTTCTCTCTAAATTCGTTATAAGTATGATTTGCGACACAAGAATAGGGTGTGGTTAAGATGATTTGACACACTTGTGATTACAATTGTGGTGATGTGGCGGTTTCTGGTTCAGAACATAAAGGAACGGCTTTGAACATTTTAGAATCGATATAGTTAAATACTAAGAGACATtaaagagcagagagggagtaAAGTTAGTCGACCAACCTCAAGAGGAGAGTCTGGTTCATCCAGGATGCTCTTTTCACTCTGTATCCGCTGCATCGTCCCTGTAGCACTGGGGTCCATTATCAGCACGTTCTGACTACCAGCTCCGCTGAACTTACAGTCACTCTTTCTGGAGTCAGTCGTCCTGCACACCTCGTAATTGTACACGTGCTGGAGAGTCCCTGTCCCCAAAGTGTCTGAGTAACGTGGTGGATAATATGGAATCACAGGGAGGTTGGAGTGATACAGGACGCGAGACTGTCTCCACCTGTAGATTTTCACTGAGATAATAACCACTACacacgtgatgaagaggaaggaaactaCAGCCAGAGCCAACACTAAGTAAAAAGTCAGGTTGTCGTTGTACTCCTTGTCGTGCGTAAAGTCAGTGAACTCCGACAGCACTTCCGGGAAGCTGTCCGCCACCGCCACGTTAACAACGACTGTAGCGGAACGAGAGGGCTGCCCGTTGTCCTCCACTATAACACTCAGTCTTTGTTTCACTGCGTCTTTATCAGTGACTTGGCGGATAGTTCTTATTTCTCCATTCTGAGAGCCCACTTCAAACAGCGCCCTGTCTGTGGCTTTCTGCAGTTTATAGGAGAGCCAGGCATTCTGTCCAGAGTCCACATCCACAGCCACCACTTTAGTGACCAGATAGCCCACATCTGCTGAACGAGGCACCAGTTCAGCCACCAGAGAGCCACCAGTCTGTACTGGGTAGAGAACCTGAGGGGGGTTGTCGTTCTGGTCTTGGATCAGTATTGTCACAGTCACGTTACTACTGAGTGGAGGAGAGCCTCCATCCTGAGCTTTGACTCGGAACTGAAAATCTTTGATCTGCTCGTAGTCAAAAGTGCGCACTGCATGGATGACTCCACTATCAGCACTAACGGACACATACGAGGAGACTGGCACTCCGTTAACAGAGGAGTCCTCCAGTATGTAAGAAACACGGGCATTCTGGTTCCAGTCAGCGTCTCTGGCTTTTACTGTGAATACAGAGAGTCCTGGTGTGTTGTTTTCTACAATGTAGGCCTCGTATGAACTCCTCTCAAAGACAGGTGCGTTGTCATTCACGTCAGAGATCTGTAAGGTGAGAGTGACGCTGCTGGAGAGGGAGGGCACGCCCTCATCAGAGCAGCTCACTGTGATATTATACTCAGAGGATCTCTCTCGGTCTAATTCACTGTCTGTCACTAAGCTATAGAAATCATTTGTagatgattttaaaatgaatgGTATACTTTCGCTTATTAAACATTGCACTTTTCCGTTTTCTCCAGAGTCTTTGTCTTCGATGTTTATCATTGTCACGACTGTATTAAGTTTTGCATCCTCTGAAATCACTGTTGATTTTGACATTATGTTAATTTCAGGTTTGTTGTCATTTACATCTTGTATATCTACGATTAATTTACAAGAATCTGTGAGTCCTCCGTCATCGCTAGCGAGTAAATTAATTTGAAAGTGTCTTGATTTCTCAAAGTCAATGTTTGCAATTATGGACACTTCCCCGTTTGTGGGATTAATCTCAAACATTTTCCTTATATTTTCCAATGTATTCGTAATTGAATATAGTATTTTAGCATTAGAGCCTTGATCTGCATCTGTAGCTGTAACTGTCGCTACAACTGTTCCTTTAGGTGAATTCTCAGTAACTGTAGCTTTGTATGTGGACTGTGTAAAAACAGGGGCGTTATCATTAGCGTCTAAAACTGTAATAACGATCATCATTGTTCCTGACATCTGCGGCTCTCCTCCATCTACAGCCGTTAACACGAGAGATATCTgctcctgtttctctctgtctaaAGGTTTCTGTAGAACCATCTCAACATTTTTATTCCCATCAGCATTATTATGAACTTTCAGAGCAAAAttatctgttg encodes the following:
- the LOC128445542 gene encoding protocadherin gamma-A2-like, encoding MKGPALLFLSLLSLGYVTGQVSYTIPEEMAKGSLVGNIAHDLGLQTKRLASGKARIYTRGNDEYIELNRGRGVLLVKERIDREVLCRQTTPCALDFQIILENPMEFYTVTVQIADINDNAPTFDESKIEFKISELAITGAKFVLERAVDLDVGINDLKNYELKPTDNFALKVHNNADGNKNIEMVLQKPLDREKQEQLSLVLTAVDGGEPQMSGTMMIVITVLDANDNAPVFTQSTYKATVTENSPIGTVVATVTATDADQGSNAKMTYSITNTFNDVRKVFKIDKESGEITLIGNTDFEDSRTFQINLRASDEGGLTDSCKLIVDIQDVNDNKPEINIMSKSTVISEDAKLNTVVTMINIEDKDSGENGKVRCFIGENAPFILKTSTNNFYSLVTDSELDRERSSEYNITVSCSDEGVPSLSSSVTLTLQIADVNDNAPVFERSSYEAYIVENNTPGLSVFTVKARDADWNQNARVSYILEDSSVNGVPVSSYVSVSADSGVIHAVRSFDYEQIKDFHFRVKAQDGGSPPLSSNVTVKILIQDQNDNPPQVLYPVQTGGSLVAELVPRSADVGYLVTKVVAVDVDSGQNAWLSYKLQKATDRALFEVGSQNGEIRTIRQVTDKDAVKQRLSVIVEDNGQPSRSATVVVNVAVADSFPEVLSEFTDFTHEKEYNDNLTFYLVLALAVVSFLFITCVVVIISVKIYRWRQSRVLYHSNLPVIPYYPPRYSDTLGTGTLQHVYNYEVCRTTDSRKSDCKFSGAGSQNVLIMDPSSTGMMQRIQSEKSILDEPDSPLEVG
- the LOC128445540 gene encoding protocadherin gamma-A5-like: MKGPALLFLSLLSLGCVTGQVSYTIPEEMSKGSLVGNIAHDLGLQTKRLLSGKARIYTRSSDEYIELNRERGVLLVKERIDREALCRQTTPCALHFQIILENPMEFYTVTVQIADVNDNAPTFERTEIKFKMSESAITGTKSVLDRAVDLDVGINSVKSYDLKPTDNFALKIHNHADGNKNVEMVLQKPLDREKQEQISLVLTAVDGGEPQMSGTMMIVITVLDANDNAPVFTQSTYKATVTENSPKGTVVATVTATDADEGSYGKITYSFANPLDATRKLFKVNEEKGEVILIGNTDFEESRNYQINLLASDEGGLTDSCKLIVDVQDVNDNKPEINIMSKSNVISEDAKLNTVVTMINIEDKDSGENGNVKCFINENMPFNLKSSTNNFYSLVTESELDRERSSEYNITVICSDEGVPSLSSSVTLTLQISDVNDNAPVFERSSYEAYIVENNTPGLSVFTVKARDADWNQNARVSYILEDSSVNGVPVSSYVSVSADSGVIHAVRSFDYEQIKDFHFRVKAQDGGSPPLSSNVTVKILIQDQNDNPPQVLYPVQTGGSLVAELVPRSADVGYLVTKVVAVDVDSGQNAWLSYKLQKATDRALFEVGSQNGEIRTIRQVTDKDAVKQRLSVIVEDNGQPSCSATVVVNVAVADSFPEVLSEFTDFTHDKEYNDNLTFYLVLALAVVSFLFITCVVVIISVKIYRWRQSRVLYQSNLPVIPYYPPRYSDTLGTGTLQHVYNYEVCRTTDSRKSDCKFSGAGSQNVLIMEPSATGTMQRIQSEKSILDEPDSPLEVSYKL
- the LOC128446318 gene encoding protocadherin gamma-A2-like, whose amino-acid sequence is MNRQVLFFISLLFLDTVFGQVSYSIPEEMAKGSLVGNIAQDLGVEIKRLISGKAMIYTRNSDVYIELNRERGVLLVKERIDREALCTETALCALHFQIILENPMEFYSVTVQITDINDNAPTFEKNEMRFKISESTITGAKFVLERAVDLDVGINGVHAYNLKPTDNFALKVHNNADGNKNVEMVLQKPLDREKQEQISLVLTAVDGGEPQMSGTMMIVITVLDANDNAPVFTQSTYKATVTENSPKGTVVATVTATDADQGSNAKILYSITNTLENIRKMFEINPTNGEVSIIANIDFEKSRHFQINLLASDDGGLTDSCKLIVDIQDVNDNKPEINIMSKSTVISEDAKLNTVVTMINIEDKDSGENGKVQCLISESIPFILKSSTNDFYSLVTDSELDRERSSEYNITVSCSDEGVPSLSSSVTLTLQISDVNDNAPVFERSSYEAYIVENNTPGLSVFTVKARDADWNQNARVSYILEDSSVNGVPVSSYVSVSADSGVIHAVRTFDYEQIKDFQFRVKAQDGGSPPLSSNVTVTILIQDQNDNPPQVLYPVQTGGSLVAELVPRSADVGYLVTKVVAVDVDSGQNAWLSYKLQKATDRALFEVGSQNGEIRTIRQVTDKDAVKQRLSVIVEDNGQPSRSATVVVNVAVADSFPEVLSEFTDFTHDKEYNDNLTFYLVLALAVVSFLFITCVVVIISVKIYRWRQSRVLYHSNLPVIPYYPPRYSDTLGTGTLQHVYNYEVCRTTDSRKSDCKFSGAGSQNVLIMDPSATGTMQRIQSEKSILDEPDSPLEVGRLTLLPLCSLMSLSI
- the LOC128445544 gene encoding protocadherin gamma-A2; amino-acid sequence: MRRQVLLFLSTLSLCTVHGQVSYSIPEEMSKGSLVGNIAQDLGLDLKRLKTGKARLHVGNGAEYIELNKERGLLIIREKTDREALCKQTSPCALQFQIILENPIEFYRVTVEITDINDNAPIFKMNSMLFEISESAVRGTQFVLEKALDTDVGGNGLKSYSLYPTDNFVLKFNVNAEGEKEVEMVLEKPLDREKQEHLTLTLTAFDGGEPQLSGTVKIHVTVLDANDNAPVFTQSTYKASLMENTPKGTSLMTVMATDVDQGAYGLITYSLSSNTEGILDLFEIHGASGEVRLIGKVDYETSKHYQLNVKARDTGGLHDSCKIQFDIIDVNDNVPIIDLMSTSQSIPENSAIQTVVAVMNVHDADSDNNGVVTCFLSENVPLIIENASNGFYSIVTNSELDRERFSEYNITVSCSDEGVPSLSSSVTLTLQISDVNDNAPVFERSSYEAYIIENNTPGLSVFTVKARDADWNQNARVSYILEDSSVNGVPVSSYVSVSADSGVIHAVRSFDYEQFKDFHFRVKVQDGGSPPLSSNVIVKILIQDQNDNPPQVLYPVQTGGSLVAEMVPRSADVGYLVTKVVAVDVDSGQNAWLSYKLQKATDRALFEVGSQNGEIRTIRQVTDKDAVKQRLSVIVEDNGQPSRSATVVVNVAVADSFPEVLSEFTDFTHDKEYNDNLTFYLVLALAVVSFLFITCVVVIISVKIYRWRQSRVLYHSNLPVIPYYPPRYSDTLGTGTLQHVYNYEVCRTTDSRKSDCKISGAGSQNVLIMDPSATGTMQRIQSEKSILDEPDSPLEVS